A genome region from Stenotrophomonas maltophilia includes the following:
- the pstS gene encoding phosphate ABC transporter substrate-binding protein PstS has protein sequence MKLHSAGLAALSLAIALGLSACGGDKQAAQQPAADGAAAPAAAGAKVTAEVSGAGASFIFPLVSKWSADYNATTGAKINYQSIGSGGGIAQIKAGTVDFGSSDKPLSSEELAQAGLAQFPSAIGGVVPVVNIEGLEGGKLRLSGALLADIFLGKVKTWNDPAIVAANPGVKLPDGKITLVHRSDGSGTTFNFSNYLSKVSPEWKSKVGEGTSVQWPDGVGGKGNEGVASYVKQIKGSIGYVELAYALQNGMPYTAMQNAAGNWVEPSAETFAAAAASADWASAKDFNLVITNAPGEQAWPITATNFMLMQKQPKDAKRNQDTLAFFKWAFENGQAQANELHYVPLPAELVKQIEAYWATDLK, from the coding sequence ATGAAACTGCACTCGGCCGGCCTTGCCGCCCTTTCCCTGGCCATCGCCCTGGGCCTGTCGGCCTGCGGTGGCGACAAGCAGGCCGCGCAGCAGCCGGCTGCCGACGGTGCCGCCGCTCCGGCCGCCGCCGGTGCCAAGGTAACCGCCGAAGTGTCCGGCGCGGGCGCGTCCTTCATCTTCCCGCTGGTCTCCAAGTGGTCGGCTGACTACAACGCCACCACCGGCGCCAAGATCAACTACCAGTCGATCGGTTCCGGCGGCGGCATCGCCCAGATCAAGGCCGGCACCGTCGACTTCGGTTCCTCCGACAAGCCGTTGAGCAGCGAAGAGCTGGCCCAGGCCGGCCTGGCCCAGTTCCCGTCCGCCATCGGCGGCGTGGTACCGGTGGTCAACATCGAAGGCCTGGAAGGCGGCAAGCTGCGCCTGAGCGGCGCCCTGCTGGCCGACATCTTCCTGGGCAAGGTCAAGACCTGGAACGACCCGGCCATCGTCGCCGCCAACCCGGGCGTGAAGCTGCCGGACGGCAAGATCACCCTGGTCCACCGTTCGGACGGTTCGGGCACCACCTTCAACTTCTCCAACTACCTGTCCAAGGTCAGCCCGGAGTGGAAGAGCAAGGTCGGCGAAGGCACCTCGGTGCAGTGGCCGGACGGCGTTGGTGGCAAGGGCAATGAAGGCGTCGCTTCGTACGTGAAGCAGATCAAGGGTTCGATCGGTTACGTCGAACTGGCCTACGCGCTGCAGAACGGCATGCCGTACACCGCCATGCAGAACGCGGCCGGCAACTGGGTCGAGCCGAGCGCGGAGACCTTCGCCGCTGCGGCCGCCAGCGCCGACTGGGCCAGCGCCAAGGACTTCAACCTGGTCATCACCAACGCCCCGGGCGAGCAGGCGTGGCCGATCACCGCCACCAACTTCATGCTGATGCAGAAGCAGCCGAAGGATGCCAAGCGCAACCAGGACACCCTGGCCTTCTTCAAGTGGGCCTTCGAAAACGGCCAGGCCCAGGCCAACGAGCTGCACTACGTGCCGCTGCCGGCCGAACTGGTCAAGCAGATCGAGGCCTACTGGGCGACCGACCTGAAGTGA
- a CDS encoding porin, which yields MRSHLLAAAVVASLGLVSADAFAAPASSGVSQAQLQQLQAQIAALQAQVQQLQNDSQALQAQSDAQSEVNITQAQALEGAQKTQTSVDKLAKLVNDNKIGGRMFFDLTNIDKTSNGKDTAASGTGLDVKRFYLTVDHKFNDIWSANLTTDFQYSSAIGNTELFVKKAYVQGSFDPAFNLRVGAADMPWIPYVEKFYGMRYVENTLTDRLKYGNSSDWGLHGFGNLGNNFNYAVSVVSGAGYKNPTRSKGMDVEGRVAYTPNENFVVAVGGYSGKLGKETDIQSSENTYTRANAMVAYADSNFRVGGEYFQAKNLNNVMTVATDKSSGWSVWGSVRVTDGGINVFGRYDDTDVSKTLDPTLSDKYWNVGVEFPVMKNLKLSTVYKYTHLANAGDKKNDKTKEFGVWGDLSF from the coding sequence ATGCGTTCCCATTTGCTCGCCGCCGCGGTCGTTGCAAGCCTCGGTCTGGTTTCCGCCGACGCCTTCGCAGCCCCCGCCAGCTCGGGCGTATCCCAGGCACAGCTGCAGCAGCTGCAGGCACAGATCGCCGCGCTGCAGGCCCAGGTCCAGCAGTTGCAGAACGATTCGCAGGCGCTGCAGGCGCAGTCCGACGCGCAGTCCGAAGTGAACATCACCCAGGCGCAGGCGCTGGAAGGTGCACAGAAGACCCAGACCAGCGTCGACAAGCTGGCCAAGCTGGTCAATGACAACAAGATCGGCGGTCGCATGTTCTTCGACCTGACCAACATCGACAAGACCAGCAACGGCAAAGACACCGCCGCCAGCGGCACCGGTCTGGACGTCAAGCGCTTCTACCTGACCGTCGACCACAAGTTCAACGACATCTGGTCGGCCAACCTGACCACCGACTTCCAGTACAGCTCGGCCATTGGCAACACCGAACTGTTCGTCAAGAAGGCCTACGTGCAGGGCAGCTTCGACCCGGCCTTCAACCTGCGCGTCGGTGCCGCCGACATGCCGTGGATCCCTTACGTCGAGAAGTTCTACGGCATGCGCTATGTCGAGAACACCCTGACCGACCGCCTGAAGTACGGCAACTCGTCCGACTGGGGCCTGCATGGCTTCGGCAACCTGGGCAACAACTTCAACTACGCCGTCTCGGTGGTGTCCGGCGCCGGCTACAAGAACCCGACCCGCAGCAAGGGCATGGACGTGGAAGGCCGCGTGGCCTACACCCCGAACGAGAACTTCGTGGTTGCCGTCGGTGGCTACAGCGGCAAGCTGGGCAAGGAAACCGACATCCAGAGTTCCGAGAACACCTACACCCGCGCCAACGCGATGGTGGCCTACGCCGACAGCAATTTCCGCGTCGGTGGTGAGTACTTCCAGGCCAAGAACCTCAACAACGTGATGACCGTTGCCACCGACAAGTCCAGCGGCTGGTCGGTGTGGGGCAGCGTGCGCGTGACCGACGGCGGCATCAACGTGTTCGGTCGTTACGATGACACCGACGTCAGCAAGACCCTGGATCCGACCCTGAGCGACAAGTACTGGAACGTCGGCGTCGAGTTCCCGGTCATGAAGAACCTCAAGCTGTCGACCGTGTACAAGTACACCCACCTGGCCAACGCTGGCGACAAGAAGAACGACAAGACCAAGGAATTCGGCGTCTGGGGCGACCTGTCGTTCTGA
- the pstS gene encoding phosphate ABC transporter substrate-binding protein PstS translates to MIHAFKSRVAVAVFAASSVFAANAAEITGAGASFIYPVMSKWSADYNAATSNKVNYQSIGSGGGIAQIKAKTVDFGSSDAPLKPEELAASGLAQFPSVIGGVVPVVNVAGIAPGALKLDGTVLANIFLGKIKTWNDPAIAALNPGVALPSAKITVVHRSDGSGTTFNFVNYLSKVSPEWKSSVGEGTSVQWPAGIGGKGNEGVAAYVKQIKGGIGYVELSYALQNKLSYTAMKNAAGKFVQPSDASFAAAAASADWASAKDFYLVMTNAPGAESWPITATNFILVHKKPKNAANGKATQEFFRWVYKSGDAQARQLDYVPLPDSLVRQIETYWSQNLK, encoded by the coding sequence GTGATCCACGCCTTCAAGTCGCGCGTTGCCGTTGCCGTCTTCGCAGCGTCGTCCGTGTTCGCCGCCAACGCCGCTGAAATCACCGGCGCGGGCGCCTCGTTCATCTACCCGGTGATGTCGAAGTGGTCGGCCGACTACAACGCCGCCACCAGCAACAAGGTCAACTACCAGTCGATCGGTTCCGGCGGCGGCATTGCGCAGATCAAGGCCAAGACCGTTGATTTCGGCTCCTCCGACGCCCCGCTGAAGCCGGAAGAGCTGGCTGCTTCGGGCCTGGCGCAGTTCCCGTCGGTGATCGGCGGCGTGGTGCCGGTGGTCAACGTGGCCGGCATCGCCCCGGGCGCACTGAAGCTGGACGGCACCGTGCTGGCCAACATCTTCCTGGGCAAGATCAAGACCTGGAACGACCCGGCCATCGCCGCGCTGAACCCGGGCGTGGCTCTGCCGAGCGCCAAGATCACCGTCGTGCACCGTTCGGATGGTTCGGGCACCACCTTCAACTTCGTCAACTACCTGTCCAAGGTCAGCCCGGAGTGGAAGAGCTCGGTCGGTGAAGGCACCTCGGTCCAGTGGCCGGCCGGCATCGGCGGCAAGGGCAACGAAGGCGTTGCCGCATACGTGAAGCAGATCAAGGGTGGCATCGGCTACGTCGAACTGTCCTACGCGCTGCAGAACAAGCTGTCTTACACCGCGATGAAGAATGCCGCCGGCAAGTTCGTGCAGCCGAGCGATGCGTCGTTCGCCGCAGCCGCCGCCAGCGCCGACTGGGCCAGCGCCAAGGACTTCTACCTGGTGATGACCAACGCCCCGGGCGCCGAGTCGTGGCCGATCACCGCCACCAACTTCATCCTGGTGCACAAGAAGCCGAAGAATGCTGCCAACGGCAAGGCCACCCAGGAGTTCTTCCGCTGGGTCTACAAGAGCGGCGACGCCCAGGCCCGCCAGCTGGACTACGTGCCGCTGCCGGACAGCCTGGTCCGCCAGATCGAGACCTACTGGTCGCAGAACCTGAAGTAA